One Papaver somniferum cultivar HN1 chromosome 10, ASM357369v1, whole genome shotgun sequence genomic window carries:
- the LOC113317424 gene encoding nudix hydrolase 8-like, which yields MTILSLNLSASYRYRLTTHERNSNIPARLVNGNSPECLKSTSSYGGRIDSSSYSIGKNFQGRNGKGAKGIGGIAPKILSVATTVSSGSSGLGLLLDAYDDEYGGVIIEPEHLPSNANAFVSILRTSLSNWKLKGKKGVWLKILQEQADLVPIAIKEGFDYHHADRGYIMLTYWIPNDEPCGLPDGPTHQIGVGGFVMNDKKEVLVVQENVCPCQCSGVWKLPTGFINKSEEIFSGVVREVKEETGIDTEFLEVVAFRHVHKVAFEQSDLLFVCMLKPFSFDIRIDEKEIQAAKWMNLDEFLSQSFYEEDHMSKRVIDICVAACEDNYSGFINHHLTSKFDGKLSHLYYNHEMVKKF from the exons ATGACGATATTGAGTTTAAATTTGTCTGCCTCATATAGATATCGTTTAACGACTCATGAGCGGAATTCTAACATTCCGGCAAGATTAGTTAACG GAAATTCACCGGAATGTCTCAAGTCGACGTCTTCATATGGTGGACGTATAGATTCATCATCTTATTCCATCGGTAAAAACTttcaaggaagaaatggaaaaggTGCAAAAGGAATCGGAGGTATTGCTCCTAAAATATTATCAGTAGCAACAACTGTCAGCTCAGGCTCGTCTGGCCTTGGACTACTTCTTGATGCATATGACGATGAATATGGTGGTGTAATCATCGAGCCAGAGCACTTACCCTCAAACGCAAACGCATTTGTATCCATTCTTCGCACTTCACTCTCCAATTGGAAACTTAAG GGTAAGAAGGGAGTATGGCTCAAGATATTGCAAGAACAGGCAGATCTTGTCCCAATTGCTATCAAG GAGGGTTTCGATTATCACCATGCGGACCGTGGGTATATAATGTTAACATACTGGATACCAAATGATGAACCATGTGGTCTTCCTGATGGTCCAACTCATCAAATTGGTGTTGGAGGATTCGTGATGAATGACAAGAAAGAGGTTTTGGTTGTCCAAGAAAATGTATGCCCATGTCAATGCTCAGGTGTATGGAAATTGCCTACTGGTTTTATCAACAAG TCTGAAGAGATATTCTCTGGAGTTGTGAGAGAAGTGAAGGAAGAAACTGGG ATCGATACGGAGTTCTTAGAAGTGGTAGCATTTAG ACACGTCCACAAGGTGGCTTTTGAGCAATCAGATTTGTTGTTTGTGTGTATGCTCAAGCCTTTTTCCTTCGACATAAGGATCGACGAGAAGGAGATACAAGCAGCAAAG TGGATGAATCTTGACGAATTTCTTAGTCAATCCTTCTACGAAGAAGATCATATGTCGAAGAGGGTGATTGATATTTGTGTCGCGGCCTGCGAAGATAATTACAGTGGTTTTATTAATCATCActtaacatcaaaatttgatggaaAATTGTCTCATCTCTACTACAACCATGAGATGGTAAAAAAATTCTAG